One genomic region from Flagellimonas oceani encodes:
- a CDS encoding TolC family protein, with product MGSVFCAEAQEVLTVQEAVKIALDNNYQIKTAQNELKIDELGATLGQAGILPTLDANLSDNNSVQNLSQLRNDGTLQERDNVKNSSLNYGVALEWTVFDGLRMFANFEQLKETKKLGEAELKQAILTTVGEVMITYYDLVQQQQQLAALDSTLIISEQRVELAQNRFTIGKASKLEVLNAQVDLNTDQTLMQRQQELYKNTKIQLNEQLARDLKTDFKVIPEIFVDHELALEELETRVASENPQLQAEKINKRISELELKQIKAARYPSVFVTSGYNIGSSKSELGFAISSESKGFNYGFGATLNLFDGFNQNRNEKIGKVALENAEIAIAQQEQALNSLVNTTYQTYLTNISLMELEVRNEAIAKENLDITVEKYRIGIIPTIEFRAAQLNYINANVRLSNAKFQAKLSEIVLKQLAGDLEI from the coding sequence ATGGGAAGTGTTTTTTGTGCAGAAGCACAGGAAGTCCTTACTGTGCAGGAAGCCGTCAAAATTGCCCTCGACAACAATTATCAGATAAAAACGGCACAAAACGAACTAAAGATAGATGAGTTGGGAGCTACCCTTGGGCAAGCAGGGATACTTCCAACGCTGGACGCGAATCTATCGGACAACAACAGCGTTCAGAATTTATCCCAGTTACGAAACGATGGTACCCTTCAAGAACGAGACAATGTAAAGAACAGTAGTCTAAATTATGGTGTTGCACTTGAATGGACCGTGTTCGACGGTCTTCGTATGTTCGCCAACTTTGAGCAATTGAAGGAAACCAAAAAATTGGGTGAAGCCGAACTGAAGCAGGCGATTTTAACCACAGTGGGCGAGGTAATGATCACTTACTACGACCTAGTTCAGCAGCAACAGCAATTGGCCGCCCTGGACAGTACGCTCATCATTTCGGAACAGCGCGTGGAATTGGCCCAAAACCGTTTTACGATTGGAAAAGCTTCCAAACTGGAGGTGCTGAATGCACAAGTGGACCTGAACACGGACCAAACCTTGATGCAACGGCAACAAGAACTTTACAAGAACACCAAAATCCAATTGAACGAACAATTGGCTCGCGACCTTAAAACTGATTTTAAGGTGATTCCTGAAATCTTTGTGGACCACGAATTGGCATTGGAAGAACTGGAAACAAGGGTGGCTTCTGAAAACCCCCAGTTACAGGCTGAAAAAATCAACAAACGTATCAGCGAACTGGAGCTTAAACAAATAAAGGCTGCGCGTTACCCCTCGGTTTTTGTGACTTCTGGATACAACATCGGTAGTTCTAAATCTGAATTGGGCTTTGCCATAAGCTCGGAATCAAAAGGTTTCAATTATGGATTTGGTGCAACGCTCAACCTATTCGACGGTTTCAACCAAAACAGAAATGAAAAAATAGGAAAAGTGGCCTTGGAAAATGCCGAAATAGCGATTGCACAGCAAGAACAGGCCTTAAATTCCTTGGTGAACACCACTTATCAAACGTATTTGACCAACATCAGTCTTATGGAACTTGAAGTAAGAAACGAAGCCATCGCCAAAGAGAATCTGGACATTACCGTTGAAAAATATCGCATAGGCATCATCCCTACCATTGAGTTCAGGGCTGCCCAGTTAAATTATATCAACGCGAATGTGCGGCTGAGCAATGCAAAATTTCAGGCAAAACTATCGGAAATCGTGCTAAAGCAACTCGCTGGGGATTTGGAAATATAG
- a CDS encoding sodium:solute symporter has product MQTLDTFDWIAISIYFLVLLGIALWVIRKKENNTEDYFLAGRNVGWFVVGASIFASNIGSEHVVGLAGAGAGDRLPMLIYEIQAWIVLILGWVFLSFYARAGVFTMPEFLEKRFDARARWILSVFSIVAYVLTKISVTIYAGGVVVSALLGIDFWTGAIATVVLTGIYTVLGGMRAVVYTETLQAIILVIGAAALTFIGLDHVGGWESMKETVTPEYLNMWRSASDPDFPWPSLLIASTITGIWYWCTDQYIVQRALTAKNIKEGRRGTIFGALLKLFPVFLFLIPGVIALTLKMRGELSWDSPDEAFPVLMSNLLPSGLRGLVAAGLLAALMSSLASVFNSCSTLFTVDIYKKLRPNAPEKKLVRTGQIATIIVVIIGIIWIPIMANISGVLYEYLQSVQSYIAPPITAVFLLGIFHKRINSQGAFVTMVVGFIVGALRIVLELVKDSLDPESFWYLLGDMNFLSFASWFFLFCIILIVVVSYATPAPSDEKLKNLTYATISEEERKENKNSYNWKDIAISIVIIAIVAYVMIWFNGK; this is encoded by the coding sequence ATGCAGACATTGGATACTTTTGATTGGATTGCGATATCCATCTATTTCTTGGTGCTTCTAGGGATTGCCCTATGGGTAATCAGAAAAAAAGAAAACAACACCGAAGATTATTTTTTGGCGGGCAGAAATGTAGGATGGTTTGTGGTCGGTGCTTCCATTTTTGCATCGAACATTGGTTCTGAGCACGTTGTGGGACTTGCAGGAGCGGGTGCCGGTGACCGGTTGCCCATGCTCATTTACGAAATACAGGCTTGGATCGTACTGATCTTGGGTTGGGTCTTCCTGTCCTTCTACGCAAGAGCGGGAGTGTTCACAATGCCCGAGTTTTTGGAAAAACGTTTTGATGCAAGAGCCAGATGGATTCTTTCCGTATTTTCCATTGTGGCCTATGTGCTCACCAAAATTTCCGTGACCATTTATGCAGGGGGAGTTGTGGTTTCCGCACTTCTTGGCATCGATTTTTGGACAGGTGCCATAGCCACCGTTGTGCTTACGGGAATTTACACGGTGCTGGGAGGTATGCGTGCCGTGGTTTATACGGAAACCTTACAGGCCATTATCTTGGTGATCGGAGCTGCAGCGCTTACGTTTATCGGTTTGGACCACGTAGGCGGATGGGAAAGCATGAAAGAAACCGTTACCCCAGAATATTTGAATATGTGGAGGTCGGCGTCCGATCCCGATTTTCCGTGGCCATCCCTTTTAATTGCCAGTACCATTACGGGTATTTGGTATTGGTGTACGGACCAGTACATCGTGCAACGGGCATTGACCGCAAAAAACATCAAAGAGGGTAGGAGAGGTACCATTTTCGGTGCTTTGTTGAAGCTCTTTCCCGTATTCTTGTTTTTGATTCCAGGTGTGATCGCACTTACCTTGAAGATGAGGGGGGAATTGTCTTGGGACAGTCCAGACGAAGCATTCCCCGTTTTGATGAGCAATTTGTTGCCATCGGGACTTCGAGGGTTGGTGGCAGCGGGTCTTTTGGCCGCTTTGATGAGTTCTTTGGCTTCCGTGTTCAATTCTTGTTCCACCTTGTTTACCGTGGATATCTATAAAAAACTGAGACCCAATGCACCAGAGAAAAAATTGGTGAGAACAGGTCAGATAGCCACCATAATCGTCGTGATCATCGGTATTATTTGGATTCCGATCATGGCCAATATCTCTGGGGTGCTTTATGAATACCTGCAAAGTGTTCAGTCTTACATAGCACCGCCGATTACAGCCGTGTTCCTTTTGGGTATTTTCCACAAACGGATCAACTCCCAAGGTGCTTTTGTGACCATGGTGGTTGGATTTATTGTCGGGGCATTGAGAATTGTCCTTGAATTGGTCAAGGATTCATTGGATCCAGAAAGTTTCTGGTATCTTTTGGGAGATATGAACTTTTTGTCCTTCGCTTCGTGGTTCTTCCTTTTCTGTATCATATTGATTGTGGTGGTGAGTTATGCAACTCCGGCACCATCAGACGAAAAACTGAAGAACCTTACCTATGCCACTATTTCTGAAGAGGAAAGAAAGGAAAACAAGAACAGCTACAATTGGAAGGATATTGCCATTTCCATTGTCATCATTGCCATTGTGGCCTATGTGATGATATGGTTCAATGGAAAATAA
- a CDS encoding aldose epimerase family protein, which yields MMRITKPSIFYGVLLLVFTIISCKENKKESQSEMETAKTESTQNPIEETIFGEMPDGTKVKKFTLKNEAGMEVDVITYGGIITRWTAPDSNGAYEDIVLGFDDLNQYLEGNPYFGALIGRYGNRIANGKFSLDGETYTLAKNDGDNHLHGGEKGFDKVVWDGVAKTTEEGAAVELTYTSEDGEEGYPGKLDVKVTYTLTDDNALDIQYEAVTDKPTVVNLTQHSYFNLSGQLSEPVLDHKIYLNADTYLPVDGGLIPTGEFREVAGTPFNFKEPKPIGEEIEAENEQLSLGGGYDHCWVLNNGEEDFRLAASAHHGETGRLLEVYTNEPGIQFYSGNFLDGTLPSKTGGTYVKRSGFCLETQHYPDSPNQADFPSVRLNPGETYSSRTMYKLSTK from the coding sequence ATGATGAGGATAACCAAACCTTCTATATTTTACGGGGTTTTACTTTTGGTCTTTACAATTATCAGCTGTAAGGAAAACAAAAAAGAAAGCCAGTCAGAAATGGAAACTGCAAAAACTGAAAGTACACAAAACCCCATTGAGGAGACCATCTTTGGGGAAATGCCAGATGGCACAAAAGTGAAAAAATTCACGCTGAAAAATGAAGCTGGAATGGAAGTGGATGTCATCACCTATGGTGGCATCATCACCCGCTGGACCGCTCCCGATAGCAATGGCGCCTATGAGGACATTGTTTTAGGTTTTGATGATCTAAACCAATATCTAGAGGGCAATCCGTACTTTGGGGCACTTATTGGCCGGTATGGGAACCGTATAGCCAACGGAAAGTTTTCTTTGGACGGTGAGACCTATACGCTGGCCAAAAACGATGGCGACAACCATTTGCATGGAGGAGAGAAAGGATTCGATAAAGTGGTATGGGACGGAGTTGCCAAAACTACGGAGGAAGGTGCTGCCGTCGAGCTCACCTACACCAGTGAAGATGGCGAGGAAGGATATCCCGGAAAATTGGATGTAAAGGTCACTTATACCCTTACGGATGACAATGCATTGGATATTCAGTATGAAGCTGTCACGGACAAACCAACCGTTGTCAACCTGACACAACACAGTTATTTTAATCTTTCCGGCCAACTGTCCGAACCTGTTTTGGATCATAAAATTTATTTGAACGCAGACACTTACTTGCCCGTTGATGGTGGTTTGATTCCAACCGGGGAATTTAGGGAGGTTGCAGGAACGCCTTTCAATTTTAAGGAACCAAAACCAATCGGCGAAGAGATAGAGGCCGAAAATGAACAACTAAGCCTTGGTGGAGGATATGATCATTGTTGGGTGCTTAATAACGGAGAAGAAGATTTCCGTTTGGCGGCCTCGGCCCACCATGGAGAAACAGGGCGTTTGTTGGAGGTGTACACCAATGAGCCAGGGATACAATTTTACAGCGGAAACTTTTTGGATGGTACACTGCCCTCCAAAACGGGAGGTACCTATGTGAAGCGTTCAGGATTCTGCTTGGAAACACAACACTATCCTGATAGCCCCAACCAGGCCGATTTTCCTTCCGTTAGGTTAAATCCTGGAGAAACCTATTCTTCTAGGACCATGTACAAACTATCAACCAAATAG
- the araA gene encoding L-arabinose isomerase — MKISKKEIWFVTGSQHLYGPETLKQVASNSKDIVDGLNAAGKLPVSLVFKPIVTTPQEITALCREASNSTSCIGVVTWMHTFSPAKMWIAGLKILSKPLCHLHTQFNAEIPWDSIDMDFMNLNQSAHGDREFGFMMSRMRKNRKVVVGHWKDERVQKKLAIWSRVALGADELQHMKVARIGDNMREVAVTEGDKVAAQLRFGVAVNGYDSSDITNIINGLEQNAVDQLIEEYESSYNLSESLQKNGAQRQSLIDSARIELGLRTFLDDGGFKAFTDTFENLGALKQLPGLAVQRLMADGYGFGGEGDWKTAALTRTMKVMAEGLEGGTSFMEDYTYHFTPQKDYVLGSHMLEICPSIASAKPSCEVHPLGIGGKEDPVRLVFDSPAGDALNASLIDMGNRFRLIVNEVEAVEPMADLPKLPVARVLWDAKPNLEVAATAWIHAGGAHHTVYTQALTTEYMEDFADIFGIELLVIDSDTKLRAFKDQLHANEAYYHLFQHGM; from the coding sequence ATGAAAATATCTAAAAAGGAAATCTGGTTTGTAACAGGAAGTCAACATTTGTACGGGCCGGAGACCTTAAAACAAGTCGCGAGCAATTCAAAAGATATTGTTGATGGATTGAATGCAGCTGGAAAATTGCCTGTCAGCTTGGTTTTTAAACCCATTGTAACCACACCGCAAGAAATTACCGCTCTCTGTCGTGAAGCAAGTAACTCCACCTCTTGTATCGGGGTCGTTACCTGGATGCATACTTTTTCCCCAGCTAAAATGTGGATTGCAGGACTCAAGATATTGAGCAAGCCTTTGTGCCACCTGCACACCCAATTCAATGCAGAAATCCCATGGGACAGCATTGATATGGATTTTATGAATCTGAATCAATCCGCACATGGTGACCGAGAGTTTGGATTTATGATGTCCCGGATGCGCAAGAATCGCAAAGTGGTTGTAGGTCATTGGAAAGATGAGCGAGTTCAAAAAAAATTGGCCATTTGGTCGCGAGTTGCTTTGGGTGCTGATGAATTGCAACATATGAAAGTGGCCAGGATTGGTGATAATATGCGAGAAGTTGCTGTTACCGAAGGTGATAAAGTCGCTGCGCAATTACGTTTTGGCGTGGCTGTGAACGGTTATGATTCATCCGACATTACCAATATTATCAATGGATTGGAACAAAACGCCGTTGATCAACTGATTGAAGAGTATGAATCGAGCTATAATCTGTCAGAATCGCTTCAAAAGAATGGAGCACAAAGACAGTCTTTGATAGATTCAGCCAGAATAGAATTGGGACTTAGAACCTTCTTGGACGATGGTGGCTTTAAGGCATTCACGGATACTTTCGAGAATCTTGGAGCCCTTAAACAGTTGCCAGGTCTCGCAGTACAGCGTTTGATGGCCGATGGATATGGCTTTGGTGGCGAAGGTGATTGGAAAACCGCCGCCTTGACCCGTACCATGAAAGTAATGGCCGAAGGGTTGGAAGGAGGCACTTCCTTTATGGAAGATTATACCTACCACTTCACACCTCAAAAAGATTATGTGCTGGGCTCGCACATGTTGGAAATCTGTCCTTCCATTGCAAGTGCAAAGCCCTCTTGTGAAGTGCATCCTTTGGGCATCGGAGGCAAAGAAGACCCAGTACGATTGGTTTTTGATTCCCCGGCAGGAGATGCATTGAACGCTTCCTTGATCGATATGGGCAACAGGTTCCGTTTGATCGTAAATGAAGTGGAGGCTGTGGAACCCATGGCCGATTTACCAAAACTACCTGTGGCACGGGTGCTTTGGGATGCAAAGCCAAACTTGGAAGTGGCCGCAACCGCTTGGATTCATGCTGGTGGTGCACACCACACCGTGTATACGCAGGCTTTGACCACCGAATACATGGAAGATTTTGCCGATATTTTCGGAATAGAACTTTTAGTCATAGATTCGGACACGAAACTTAGAGCATTTAAAGATCAACTCCACGCCAATGAAGCATATTATCATTTGTTTCAGCATGGAATGTAA
- a CDS encoding L-ribulose-5-phosphate 4-epimerase, giving the protein MSSNYKSLKEECYEANMELNALGLVIYTFGNVSAVDRDNAVFAIKPSGVPYETLKPEDIVIMDYDNNVVEGNLRPSSDTKTHSYLYKNWENIGGVAHTHAMYSVSWAQAQKDIPIFGTTHADHLTQDIPCAPPMADELIEGNYEHNTGIQILDCFKERNLDYNEVEMVLIGNHGPFAWGKNAAKAVYNTKVLETVAQMAYLTLQINPQAPRLKDSLIKKHYERKHGKNAYYGQ; this is encoded by the coding sequence ATGAGCTCAAATTACAAATCGCTCAAAGAAGAATGCTATGAGGCAAACATGGAACTCAATGCCTTGGGTCTGGTCATATACACCTTTGGCAATGTAAGTGCCGTGGACAGGGACAATGCGGTTTTTGCCATAAAACCCAGTGGTGTTCCTTATGAAACCCTAAAACCAGAGGATATCGTGATCATGGATTACGATAACAATGTGGTTGAAGGAAACCTCAGGCCGTCATCGGACACCAAAACACATAGCTATCTCTATAAAAACTGGGAAAATATTGGGGGAGTGGCCCATACGCATGCCATGTACTCGGTTTCTTGGGCACAGGCACAAAAGGATATCCCAATTTTTGGAACCACACATGCCGATCATCTCACTCAAGATATTCCTTGTGCCCCGCCAATGGCTGATGAACTGATTGAAGGAAACTATGAGCACAACACGGGAATCCAGATTTTGGATTGCTTTAAGGAAAGAAATTTGGACTATAACGAGGTCGAGATGGTTTTGATCGGAAACCACGGTCCTTTTGCTTGGGGAAAAAATGCAGCCAAGGCAGTTTACAATACCAAAGTATTGGAGACCGTGGCACAAATGGCCTACTTGACCTTGCAGATTAATCCGCAAGCTCCAAGGTTAAAAGATTCACTAATAAAAAAACACTATGAGCGTAAGCACGGTAAAAATGCTTACTACGGTCAATAA
- a CDS encoding ribulokinase encodes MKKYVIGLDYGSDSVRAVMIDAQNGAELASEVFWYPRWKAQKYCNPAINQFRQHPLDHIEGLEHTITSVMKQSEVSPETVKGICIDTTGSSPMPVTKDGTALACTEGFEENPNAMMVLWKDHTAVKEANQINELARRWGGEDYTKYEGGIYSSEWFWAKILHIARADKSVIDATHTWMEHCDFITYLLADEKDLKNFKRSRCAAGHKAMWHESWGGLPDKEFLSKLDPYLASLKDELYQETFTSNEIAGHLSEEWANKLGLTTDTVIAVGTFDAHAGAVGAKVDHHALVRVMGTSTCDIMVSSNEAVGDKTVKGICGQVDGSVIPGMVGLEAGQSAFGDVLAWFKSVLQWPIDNIVLNSKVLSEEQKAELKAEVESKFIRSLAEQAENIPLAEAVPVALDWVNGRRTPDANQELKSAISGISLGTKAPHIFKSLVNAICFGSKMIVDRFEEEGVKIETVIGIGGVARKSPFIMQTLANVLNMPIKVAESDQAPALGAAIYAAVAAGIYENVIEASKVMGSDFEAEYFPQSSQVAVYAKLLEEYKQLGNFVEEQTNKNK; translated from the coding sequence ATGAAGAAATATGTAATAGGACTCGATTATGGTTCCGACTCGGTAAGAGCGGTAATGATCGATGCCCAAAATGGGGCGGAATTGGCTTCCGAGGTGTTCTGGTATCCCAGATGGAAGGCCCAAAAATATTGTAATCCGGCCATCAACCAGTTTCGTCAACATCCTTTGGATCATATTGAGGGATTGGAACACACCATAACCTCAGTGATGAAGCAAAGCGAGGTGTCACCAGAAACCGTAAAGGGAATTTGTATAGATACCACAGGCTCCTCACCAATGCCGGTGACCAAAGATGGCACGGCATTGGCCTGCACAGAAGGTTTTGAGGAAAACCCTAATGCCATGATGGTGCTTTGGAAAGATCACACCGCGGTAAAGGAGGCCAACCAAATCAATGAATTGGCCAGAAGGTGGGGTGGTGAAGACTATACCAAATACGAAGGAGGGATTTATTCTTCCGAGTGGTTCTGGGCCAAAATACTGCATATTGCCAGAGCGGATAAAAGTGTGATCGATGCCACCCATACTTGGATGGAGCATTGCGATTTCATCACCTATCTCTTGGCTGACGAAAAAGATTTAAAAAATTTCAAGCGAAGTCGATGTGCAGCAGGGCATAAAGCGATGTGGCACGAAAGCTGGGGCGGACTACCTGACAAGGAATTTTTATCCAAGCTGGATCCGTACTTGGCATCCCTTAAGGATGAATTGTACCAAGAAACCTTTACCTCCAACGAAATTGCTGGACATCTAAGCGAAGAGTGGGCCAATAAATTGGGCCTAACCACCGATACGGTTATTGCCGTAGGTACTTTTGATGCCCACGCAGGTGCCGTGGGTGCCAAAGTGGACCATCACGCATTGGTTCGGGTAATGGGCACCTCCACTTGTGACATTATGGTGTCTTCCAACGAAGCCGTAGGTGATAAAACCGTCAAGGGAATCTGTGGACAAGTTGATGGCTCCGTAATTCCGGGTATGGTAGGTTTGGAAGCAGGTCAGTCCGCCTTTGGAGATGTATTGGCATGGTTCAAAAGTGTATTGCAGTGGCCCATTGATAACATTGTCCTGAATTCCAAAGTACTGTCCGAAGAACAGAAAGCGGAACTTAAGGCTGAGGTAGAATCAAAGTTTATCCGCTCTTTGGCAGAACAAGCAGAAAATATTCCGCTTGCAGAAGCCGTGCCAGTTGCGTTGGATTGGGTAAATGGGCGAAGAACCCCAGATGCCAATCAAGAATTGAAGAGTGCCATTTCTGGAATCTCATTGGGGACCAAGGCCCCGCATATTTTCAAATCCTTGGTGAACGCGATTTGTTTTGGTTCCAAAATGATCGTGGACCGTTTTGAGGAAGAAGGCGTAAAAATCGAGACCGTGATCGGTATCGGAGGTGTGGCCAGGAAATCCCCATTCATTATGCAAACACTGGCCAATGTACTGAACATGCCCATTAAAGTTGCCGAATCGGACCAAGCACCCGCTTTGGGTGCGGCGATATACGCAGCAGTGGCCGCAGGAATTTATGAAAATGTGATTGAGGCCAGCAAGGTAATGGGAAGTGACTTTGAAGCCGAATATTTCCCACAATCGTCGCAAGTTGCAGTATATGCCAAATTACTGGAAGAATACAAGCAGCTTGGAAACTTTGTGGAAGAGCAAACGAACAAAAACAAATAA